The following proteins are encoded in a genomic region of Pseudosulfitobacter pseudonitzschiae:
- a CDS encoding branched-chain amino acid ABC transporter permease, giving the protein MTALSFADAMQLFVVGLSQGCLYSLIAIGLVLVYKATEQVNFAQGEFMMLGAFVGYQFIVLMGMPYWLGAMLTLVFMGAFGYGVEALVVRRLTGQPVFTVFILTLALGIALRAVAGIIWGFGNYSLPAPVDGNLTLGPVIISWASVLSIVVTAVVASALYLFFRYARQGVAMQALSLNQLAAFYMGIPVKRLTSSIWAMSAIFGGIAGLLLGPMTLVSTQMGFIGFKAFAGAIVGGFGSIPGAVIGCLLIGVTEPFFDIMFPTLKGIGAYLIMFLVLLIRPQGLLAQIYAKKV; this is encoded by the coding sequence GTGCTTGTGTATAAGGCGACTGAGCAGGTGAATTTTGCCCAAGGCGAATTCATGATGCTGGGGGCATTTGTCGGGTATCAGTTCATCGTGCTGATGGGGATGCCCTACTGGCTGGGTGCGATGTTGACATTGGTCTTCATGGGCGCATTCGGCTACGGCGTCGAAGCGCTTGTGGTGCGGCGCCTGACGGGCCAGCCGGTGTTCACTGTCTTTATCCTGACGCTGGCATTGGGTATCGCGCTCAGGGCGGTTGCAGGGATAATTTGGGGGTTTGGCAACTATTCGTTGCCTGCTCCGGTTGATGGCAATCTTACACTGGGCCCAGTGATCATTTCTTGGGCCAGCGTGTTGTCGATTGTTGTCACCGCGGTTGTCGCCAGCGCGCTGTACCTGTTTTTCCGTTACGCTCGGCAGGGTGTCGCCATGCAGGCGTTGTCCCTGAACCAGTTAGCAGCGTTCTACATGGGTATTCCTGTGAAACGGCTGACATCCTCGATCTGGGCAATGTCCGCGATCTTTGGCGGGATTGCCGGACTGCTCCTGGGGCCAATGACGTTGGTTTCGACGCAGATGGGTTTTATCGGGTTCAAGGCATTTGCAGGGGCAATTGTCGGTGGTTTCGGCTCCATCCCCGGTGCGGTGATCGGTTGCTTGCTGATCGGTGTGACGGAACCGTTTTTCGATATCATGTTCCCGACCCTCAAAGGAATTGGTGCCTACTTGATCATGTTCCTTGTGCTGTTGATCCGTCCGCAAGGCCTGCTGGCCCAAATTTATGCAAAGAAGGTCTAA